Proteins from a single region of Psychrobacter cryohalolentis K5:
- a CDS encoding replication-associated recombination protein A has translation MPPNFHADTPLAQRMRPTTLDAIIGQEHLLAVGAPLRRLVEQGHLPSIILHGEAGIGKTTIAMLLADAVERPFHALSALNTGVKQLREVLDSKDSLSFESPVVFIDEIHRFNKAQQDALLGAVESGDITLIGATTENPSFSVNNALLSRCQVYRLKPLTPEQISAVLQRALLEDNILKNLSVDLQAQDTISQLAHGDARKALNLLELAIQTADTKQSPIILDDTLVARIAQTALVRYDKDGEQHYDMVSAMIKSVRGSDPDAALYWMARMLVGGEPADFIARRLVILASEDIGNANPNALLLADAALRSVQSIGMPESRIILGQVVVYLATSAKSNSTYNAINAAMSLAEKDASPVPLHLRNGVTKLMRNQGYGQDYVYPHDYPNHYYAQSYLPDNLIGTRFYEFADNQREQHSKQFIDWLKDQAASND, from the coding sequence ATGCCACCTAATTTTCATGCTGATACACCCCTCGCCCAGCGTATGCGCCCGACCACGCTTGATGCCATTATTGGTCAAGAGCACTTGTTAGCAGTAGGTGCTCCGCTAAGGCGCTTGGTAGAGCAAGGACACCTACCGTCTATTATTTTGCATGGGGAAGCAGGTATTGGCAAAACAACCATCGCTATGCTTTTGGCGGATGCCGTTGAACGACCTTTCCATGCACTATCTGCTTTAAATACTGGGGTTAAGCAGTTGCGTGAAGTATTAGACAGTAAGGATTCATTGAGTTTTGAGTCGCCGGTGGTCTTTATTGATGAGATTCATCGGTTTAATAAAGCTCAGCAAGATGCGCTACTTGGTGCAGTAGAGTCTGGCGATATCACCTTGATTGGCGCGACCACCGAAAATCCTTCTTTCAGTGTCAATAATGCGCTGTTATCACGTTGCCAAGTGTATCGCCTAAAGCCATTGACGCCTGAGCAAATCAGTGCGGTATTACAGCGGGCGCTTTTAGAAGATAATATACTGAAAAACCTATCGGTCGATTTGCAGGCGCAAGATACGATTAGCCAGTTGGCACATGGTGATGCACGAAAAGCCCTTAATTTATTAGAGCTGGCGATTCAAACGGCTGATACCAAGCAATCACCGATCATTCTCGACGATACCTTAGTCGCTCGTATCGCTCAGACTGCACTCGTACGCTATGATAAAGATGGTGAGCAGCATTATGATATGGTATCAGCCATGATAAAGTCAGTGCGCGGCTCAGATCCTGACGCGGCACTATATTGGATGGCGCGTATGCTAGTGGGCGGTGAGCCTGCCGACTTCATCGCGCGGCGTTTGGTCATTTTAGCCAGTGAAGATATCGGTAATGCCAACCCTAATGCCCTACTCCTAGCTGATGCGGCATTGCGCAGCGTGCAATCCATCGGCATGCCAGAATCACGTATTATCTTGGGGCAAGTGGTGGTCTATCTGGCAACCAGTGCCAAGAGTAATAGTACTTACAACGCTATCAATGCTGCGATGAGCTTGGCAGAAAAAGACGCCTCACCTGTGCCGCTACACCTACGTAATGGCGTGACCAAACTGATGCGTAATCAAGGTTATGGTCAGGACTATGTCTATCCTCACGATTATCCTAATCATTATTATGCGCAAAGCTACTTACCAGACAATTTAATCGGTACGCGCTTTTATGAATTTGCGGACAATCAGCGTGAGCAGCATAGCAAGCAGTTTATCGATTGGCTGAAAGACCAAGCGGCGAGTAATGACTAA
- a CDS encoding acyl-CoA thioesterase gives MELFNQTSIIDNLDNHCPEELAHYPIIHQQPIHWGEMDAFNHLNNVVYYRYAESARIGYLQALGMFDGNMVTVLAQSSCQYLHPVIFPDILLLGVRCQRLGTTSIVIEYSYYSKAQAAIVATAEAVIVRLESNGQDKKPWTNEERERLLALEATFGHIPQL, from the coding sequence ATGGAACTTTTCAATCAAACATCTATCATTGATAATTTGGACAATCATTGTCCTGAAGAGCTAGCGCATTATCCTATTATCCATCAGCAGCCGATTCATTGGGGTGAAATGGATGCCTTTAATCATCTAAATAATGTGGTGTACTATCGCTACGCTGAGTCAGCCCGTATTGGCTATTTGCAGGCGCTGGGCATGTTTGATGGCAATATGGTTACGGTATTGGCACAATCAAGCTGCCAGTATTTGCACCCAGTGATTTTTCCTGATATCTTGTTATTAGGCGTTCGTTGCCAGCGTTTGGGTACCACCAGCATAGTAATCGAGTACAGCTATTATAGTAAGGCACAAGCTGCCATCGTTGCGACCGCTGAGGCAGTGATAGTGCGCTTAGAGAGCAATGGTCAAGATAAAAAGCCATGGACGAATGAGGAGCGTGAACGACTACTAGCTCTAGAAGCAACATTCGGTCATATCCCACAACTCTAA
- the sdhD gene encoding succinate dehydrogenase, hydrophobic membrane anchor protein → MKSATSLTGSGSRDWIVQRISAVVLAVYSVVLLGFFLTHGDVSYTEWSNFMTSLPMRLFSLVAVLALAGHAWIGMWTVFTDYITTGKLGASAAGLRLVLQTLMIIAVFVFLFWGIMIFWGNGFGVAAV, encoded by the coding sequence ATAAAAAGCGCAACCAGTCTAACCGGCTCAGGCTCCCGTGATTGGATTGTCCAACGTATCAGTGCGGTGGTCTTAGCAGTTTATAGTGTGGTGCTATTGGGCTTCTTTTTAACCCATGGCGATGTGAGCTACACGGAATGGTCTAATTTTATGACCAGCTTACCGATGCGTCTATTTAGCTTAGTAGCAGTTCTAGCCCTTGCGGGTCATGCATGGATTGGCATGTGGACCGTATTCACAGACTATATCACTACCGGTAAATTGGGCGCGAGCGCAGCTGGCCTACGCTTGGTCTTACAGACATTAATGATTATTGCCGTTTTTGTATTTTTATTCTGGGGCATCATGATTTTTTGGGGTAACGGCTTCGGTGTCGCTGCTGTTTAA
- the gltA gene encoding citrate synthase: MADNQATLTVDGKDYQLPITEGTLGPSVIEVAAFQQAGYWTYDPGFMATAPVESKITFIDGGKGELLHRGYPIDQLANNAEYLEVAYALIHGDLPNAEQKADFFEKIRKHTGVHDQLRKFFEGFRRDAHPMAIMVGVVGALSAFYHEDLDISNEEHREITAIRLIAKMPTLAAMSYKYSQGEPFMYPRNDFNYAENFLYMMFATPADVDYKTNDVITRAMDKIFTLHADHEQNASTSTVRLAGSTGANPYACIAAGIAALWGPSHGGANEAVLEMLDEIGSVENVPEFMEKVKSREVKLMGFGHRVYKNFDPRAQVMKETCDEVLGALGINDPKLELAMALEKIALEDPFFVERNLYPNVDFYSGIILKAIGIPTSMFTVIFSLARTSGWISHWLEMHSAPFKIGRPRQLYTGETQRDFVKVEDRK, translated from the coding sequence ATGGCTGATAATCAAGCCACATTGACCGTAGATGGTAAGGACTACCAACTTCCTATTACTGAGGGTACTTTAGGGCCGTCAGTTATCGAAGTTGCTGCTTTCCAACAAGCTGGCTACTGGACCTATGATCCAGGCTTTATGGCAACTGCTCCTGTCGAATCGAAAATTACCTTCATTGATGGCGGTAAAGGCGAGCTATTGCATCGCGGCTATCCTATTGACCAGTTAGCAAACAATGCAGAATATCTAGAAGTGGCTTATGCACTGATTCATGGTGATCTGCCTAACGCTGAGCAAAAAGCCGATTTCTTTGAAAAAATTCGTAAGCATACTGGTGTTCATGATCAATTGCGTAAGTTCTTTGAAGGCTTCCGTCGTGACGCCCATCCAATGGCAATTATGGTTGGTGTCGTTGGTGCCTTATCTGCGTTTTATCATGAAGATTTAGACATCAGCAATGAAGAACATCGTGAAATTACCGCGATTCGTCTCATCGCTAAAATGCCTACACTTGCGGCAATGAGTTATAAATACTCACAAGGCGAACCGTTCATGTATCCACGTAATGATTTCAATTATGCGGAAAACTTCTTATACATGATGTTTGCAACCCCTGCTGATGTTGATTATAAAACCAACGACGTTATCACGCGTGCTATGGACAAAATCTTTACCTTGCATGCTGACCATGAGCAAAACGCATCAACGTCTACCGTACGTCTAGCAGGTTCTACTGGCGCCAATCCTTACGCTTGTATCGCTGCTGGTATCGCCGCCCTTTGGGGACCATCACATGGCGGCGCCAATGAAGCCGTACTTGAGATGCTAGATGAAATCGGTTCAGTAGAAAACGTTCCAGAATTTATGGAAAAAGTGAAAAGCCGTGAAGTGAAACTGATGGGCTTTGGTCACCGTGTTTACAAAAACTTTGACCCACGCGCACAAGTGATGAAAGAGACTTGTGACGAAGTACTAGGCGCATTAGGTATCAATGATCCTAAGCTTGAGCTTGCTATGGCACTTGAGAAAATCGCTTTAGAAGACCCGTTCTTCGTTGAGCGTAACTTGTATCCAAACGTTGATTTTTACTCTGGTATTATCCTTAAAGCCATCGGTATCCCAACGTCAATGTTTACCGTTATCTTTTCACTAGCTCGTACTTCTGGTTGGATCAGCCATTGGTTAGAGATGCACAGCGCACCTTTCAAAATCGGTCGCCCACGTCAGTTATACACTGGTGAAACGCAGCGCGATTTTGTTAAAGTTGAAGATCGTAAATAG
- the hemC gene encoding hydroxymethylbilane synthase: MSTMQQPALTTLNIATRQSPLALWQAEHIRNRLLALYPEMTINLLKIVTKGDKILDTPLAKIGGKGLFVKELEQALYDKQADIAVHSLKDVPMDLPEGLTLGVYCKRASPTDAFVSNTYHSIAELPQGAVVGTASLRRQCQIKAYRPDLQIKTLRGNVGTRLSKLDAGEYDAIILATSGLKRIELDARIRSELDINICLPAVGQGALAIECREDDADVLKLLAPLNDDKARIRLIAERALNRHLQGGCQVPIAAYAVLQKADALAADNDSNDNDNGNNDAGDTLWLRGRVGQEDGSELLKVDKRQTLTGSQAEQEAQANQLGIEVAEMLLQAGAGEILSAIYHPE; the protein is encoded by the coding sequence ATGAGCACCATGCAGCAACCTGCTTTGACTACCTTAAATATCGCTACGCGCCAGAGCCCACTAGCATTATGGCAAGCTGAGCATATTCGTAATCGATTACTAGCTTTGTATCCTGAGATGACAATTAATCTGCTAAAAATCGTGACTAAAGGTGACAAAATTTTGGATACGCCACTGGCTAAAATTGGCGGCAAAGGTTTATTTGTTAAAGAGCTTGAGCAAGCACTGTATGACAAGCAAGCAGATATCGCGGTGCACTCACTCAAAGACGTGCCCATGGATTTACCAGAAGGGTTGACGCTAGGCGTTTATTGCAAACGTGCTTCACCAACCGACGCTTTTGTATCGAATACTTATCATAGTATCGCTGAGTTGCCACAAGGGGCGGTAGTCGGTACTGCAAGTTTGCGTCGTCAGTGTCAAATCAAAGCTTATCGTCCCGATTTGCAAATTAAAACCCTACGCGGCAATGTCGGCACGCGACTAAGCAAGTTAGATGCGGGCGAGTATGATGCGATTATTTTGGCGACTAGTGGTCTAAAGCGCATTGAGCTTGATGCACGTATTCGTAGTGAGTTAGATATCAATATTTGCTTGCCAGCGGTTGGGCAAGGCGCGTTAGCAATTGAATGTCGTGAAGATGATGCCGACGTATTAAAATTATTGGCACCACTTAATGACGACAAAGCTCGTATCCGCTTAATCGCTGAGCGCGCATTAAATCGTCATCTGCAGGGCGGTTGCCAAGTACCTATCGCCGCTTATGCTGTATTACAAAAGGCAGATGCATTGGCTGCTGATAATGATAGCAATGATAATGACAATGGTAACAACGATGCTGGCGATACCTTATGGCTGCGCGGTCGCGTTGGTCAAGAAGATGGTAGCGAGCTGCTTAAGGTGGACAAGCGCCAGACGTTAACAGGCAGTCAAGCTGAGCAAGAAGCCCAAGCAAACCAGTTGGGTATCGAAGTTGCTGAGATGTTATTGCAAGCTGGTGCTGGTGAGATTCTATCAGCGATCTATCATCCTGAATAA
- a CDS encoding sensor histidine kinase produces MKNWRSYQSKTSQENKNSSIANDEVALLAERLEFFIPKLMEIMKPWQWLLVIFFWSLFLAIVDRHSVVNETQFAIKMTARFIQTTLTLLPSFYLIDYLRPVFKRMRTLKVSLYVLFIITISAIITLILVLLLMINTGAFTFTLTAFISTVIFNTLIIAGFTITGLLIFLRRYREMTALKQSFEKKLAAQNDVLKARLAPHFFFNTINTLMSLIETNPSRAADLLQHVSVLFRASFNGAREISFAEEVALCEHYLAIETIRLADKLVVSWQLPDENIMYDMVITALSLQSVIEKMLLNVVERSTETVYIDIHVTWLQHRVAITINVQLPKNSLMIHHDLRQHMDFHIQAQRLQAYFGQSADIQSRVTSKQIMTTIDYPLQDVSL; encoded by the coding sequence TTGAAGAATTGGCGTTCATATCAGTCTAAGACAAGTCAAGAGAATAAGAACTCAAGTATAGCAAATGATGAGGTTGCCTTACTAGCGGAGCGCTTAGAGTTTTTTATACCCAAGCTCATGGAAATCATGAAACCTTGGCAATGGCTGCTGGTAATCTTTTTTTGGTCGCTTTTTTTAGCGATTGTCGATCGTCATAGCGTTGTCAATGAAACACAATTTGCCATAAAAATGACAGCAAGATTTATCCAAACCACCTTAACACTACTGCCTTCCTTTTATCTCATTGACTATCTACGCCCTGTTTTTAAACGTATGCGTACATTGAAGGTGAGCTTATATGTTCTGTTTATCATCACTATCAGTGCCATTATCACGTTGATACTGGTTCTGTTATTGATGATCAATACAGGCGCCTTTACCTTTACTCTCACTGCTTTTATTTCAACCGTTATCTTTAACACTTTAATTATTGCAGGATTTACCATTACAGGATTGCTGATCTTTTTACGTCGTTATCGTGAGATGACGGCGTTGAAGCAATCGTTTGAAAAAAAGCTTGCCGCACAAAATGATGTATTAAAAGCGCGTCTGGCACCGCATTTCTTTTTTAATACCATTAATACCTTGATGTCACTGATTGAGACCAATCCTTCTCGCGCTGCCGATTTATTACAACACGTTTCAGTATTATTTCGTGCCAGCTTTAATGGTGCGCGCGAGATCAGTTTTGCAGAAGAGGTGGCACTTTGTGAGCATTATTTGGCCATTGAGACGATTCGATTGGCAGACAAGTTGGTAGTAAGTTGGCAGCTGCCTGATGAAAATATCATGTATGACATGGTCATCACCGCTTTAAGTTTACAGAGCGTGATTGAAAAAATGCTGCTGAATGTGGTTGAGAGGAGCACTGAGACTGTATATATCGATATTCATGTCACGTGGCTACAGCACCGTGTGGCAATCACCATTAACGTGCAATTACCTAAAAATAGTTTAATGATCCATCATGATTTGCGCCAGCATATGGATTTTCATATTCAAGCGCAGCGCTTACAAGCGTATTTTGGTCAGAGTGCAGATATCCAAAGTAGGGTGACAAGCAAACAGATTATGACCACTATCGATTATCCGCTACAGGACGTTAGCTTATAG
- a CDS encoding uroporphyrinogen-III synthase, producing the protein MSWSSSKSTDSNQPINTPLLLPQLVINTRPVERAAPLTRHLQAAGMSVVDMPMLTLQPRLTTDSDMILMRQWLAGEYQALVIVSPTAAASGLAIWQLLEREHQANGATDKAVEAIEGSSNISVAPSHLIAVGEATAAVLNEAKLSNASYQVLQPVIANNEGMLAMPEIDSLQAGDKLLVWRGLGGRRLLVDTLQARGVHIDSIAWYERKMPIDAMMQYQQWLQDFNNRNATVGITASQQGKPIVIVSSGTAFEHWESIVQAAKTFDVAAEHQVMSVNAPLKLSDFSYVVLGERLANMVAEQNLSYWRVEDLAPETILTAIKTTSL; encoded by the coding sequence ATGTCTTGGTCATCATCTAAGTCCACGGATTCAAATCAACCAATTAATACGCCATTATTGCTGCCGCAACTTGTCATCAATACGCGCCCAGTCGAGCGTGCCGCCCCACTGACGCGACATTTACAAGCGGCAGGTATGTCGGTTGTTGATATGCCGATGTTGACACTGCAACCGCGTTTGACCACTGATAGTGATATGATACTGATGCGCCAGTGGCTAGCAGGCGAGTATCAAGCATTGGTCATCGTTAGCCCGACAGCGGCAGCCTCAGGTTTGGCTATTTGGCAGTTGCTTGAGCGTGAGCACCAAGCTAATGGCGCGACTGATAAAGCAGTAGAGGCTATAGAAGGTAGCTCTAATATTTCAGTAGCGCCAAGCCATCTGATTGCGGTTGGTGAAGCGACTGCTGCTGTGTTAAATGAGGCAAAGTTATCAAACGCCAGTTATCAAGTACTGCAGCCTGTTATTGCTAATAATGAAGGTATGCTGGCGATGCCTGAGATTGATAGCCTGCAGGCGGGGGATAAGCTACTCGTGTGGCGAGGTCTTGGTGGACGACGATTATTGGTTGATACTTTGCAAGCGCGCGGTGTGCATATCGATAGCATTGCTTGGTACGAGCGCAAAATGCCTATTGATGCCATGATGCAGTATCAGCAATGGCTACAAGATTTCAATAATCGAAATGCGACCGTTGGCATAACCGCGTCACAGCAAGGAAAACCCATTGTCATTGTAAGTAGTGGTACCGCATTTGAGCATTGGGAAAGTATCGTTCAGGCTGCCAAAACATTCGATGTAGCAGCAGAACACCAAGTAATGTCAGTCAATGCGCCACTTAAACTATCAGACTTTTCTTATGTGGTATTGGGTGAGCGCTTAGCCAATATGGTTGCTGAGCAAAATTTAAGTTATTGGCGCGTAGAGGATTTGGCACCAGAAACCATTCTCACTGCTATTAAGACAACCAGTTTATAA
- the ribBA gene encoding bifunctional 3,4-dihydroxy-2-butanone-4-phosphate synthase/GTP cyclohydrolase II, producing MSLNTIPEIIEDIRAGKMVILMDDEDRENEGDIIMAATHVRPEDINFMITHARGLVCLTLSQARCQQLALPLMSDRNEAKFSTNFTVSIEAAEGVTTGISAADRARTIQAAVSSSAKPEDIVQPGHIFPIMAQNGGVLHRAGHTEAGCDLARLAGLEPAAVIVEIINADGTMARRDDLEVFAKEHDLKIGTIADLINYRIANEQTVEEIASHPFETEYGTFTLHRFREFGATETHLALVKGDVSQGISTVRVHGFHPLRDLFAAKNDTTGRSGWSVRSALEEISASERGVLVWIGNHEPTDLGDALDKAALNEALSTITQQPYRSIGVGAQILRHLGVRDMRLLSSPMKFYALSGFDLNVVDFVHAPKQD from the coding sequence ATGAGTTTAAATACGATTCCTGAGATTATCGAAGACATTCGTGCAGGTAAAATGGTCATCTTGATGGATGATGAAGACCGCGAAAACGAAGGCGATATTATCATGGCAGCGACCCACGTGCGCCCTGAAGATATCAACTTTATGATTACTCATGCACGTGGCTTGGTCTGTTTGACCTTGTCACAAGCACGTTGCCAGCAGTTGGCACTGCCACTCATGTCTGACCGTAATGAAGCAAAATTTAGTACCAATTTTACCGTTTCTATTGAAGCGGCTGAAGGCGTGACTACGGGTATTTCAGCCGCTGACCGCGCGCGTACCATTCAAGCAGCGGTCTCCTCTTCTGCAAAACCAGAAGACATCGTTCAGCCTGGGCATATTTTCCCAATCATGGCACAGAATGGTGGCGTCTTACATCGTGCCGGACATACCGAAGCAGGTTGTGATTTGGCACGTCTTGCCGGACTTGAGCCAGCAGCGGTGATTGTAGAGATTATCAATGCGGATGGCACCATGGCACGCCGTGATGATCTTGAAGTATTTGCAAAGGAACATGATTTAAAAATTGGTACGATTGCTGATTTGATTAACTACCGTATTGCTAATGAGCAAACCGTCGAAGAGATTGCCTCGCATCCGTTTGAGACCGAGTATGGCACTTTTACCTTACATCGTTTCCGTGAGTTCGGTGCGACTGAAACCCATTTAGCTTTGGTTAAAGGCGATGTGAGCCAAGGTATTAGCACCGTTCGCGTCCATGGTTTCCATCCATTACGTGACTTGTTTGCTGCCAAAAATGATACCACTGGTCGTAGCGGCTGGAGCGTACGCTCAGCATTAGAAGAGATCAGTGCATCAGAGCGTGGTGTCTTGGTTTGGATTGGCAATCATGAGCCGACTGACTTGGGCGATGCTTTGGATAAGGCGGCATTGAATGAAGCTCTATCTACCATCACACAGCAACCATATCGCAGTATTGGTGTTGGCGCACAGATTTTGCGTCATTTAGGGGTACGTGATATGCGCCTCTTGTCCTCACCGATGAAGTTTTATGCCTTATCAGGTTTTGATTTGAACGTGGTTGATTTTGTCCATGCACCAAAGCAAGATTAA
- the sdhC gene encoding succinate dehydrogenase, cytochrome b556 subunit produces MPAVKSNRPIDLPLSQVISVNRSPIAIASILHRISGIILFLLIPVMLWLLQNSLASPESFETVFDNVLVRFLAWIFVAAIAYHFVMGMKHLFADMGMNEELKSGRAASMISFVIAAILIVASFVWVMF; encoded by the coding sequence ATGCCCGCTGTGAAAAGCAACCGACCTATTGATCTGCCCCTCAGCCAAGTGATTAGTGTTAATCGATCACCGATTGCGATTGCTTCAATCTTGCATCGTATCTCTGGCATCATTTTATTTTTACTTATTCCAGTCATGCTGTGGTTATTGCAGAATTCTTTGGCATCGCCTGAGAGTTTTGAAACCGTTTTTGACAATGTTTTAGTGCGCTTTTTGGCATGGATTTTCGTCGCCGCCATCGCTTATCACTTTGTGATGGGTATGAAGCATTTATTTGCTGATATGGGCATGAATGAAGAGCTGAAATCTGGCCGTGCCGCCTCTATGATCAGCTTTGTAATTGCAGCGATATTAATAGTCGCGTCATTTGTATGGGTGATGTTCTAA
- a CDS encoding LytR/AlgR family response regulator transcription factor, with protein sequence MRIVVCDDEPLARERLVRIVKESGHEVVAQAKTGIEAISAVKSQQPDIILLDIRMPEMDGVQCAQELAKLQHPPAIIFVTAYDHYAIAALKANAIGYLLKPANKDELLEALEKATNLNAAQLNEIRKLESPTSRPVREHIAARTHRGVELIKLKDIYYFTADQKYVKVRHKDGIVLIDDTLKELEQEFEDKLFRVHRNAIINIKYLDFLETLDAGQYQLHFKGIDETLAVSRRHLPGLREKIQNI encoded by the coding sequence ATGCGGATCGTAGTTTGTGATGATGAACCATTAGCTCGTGAACGTTTGGTTAGGATTGTTAAAGAGTCAGGTCATGAGGTGGTTGCCCAAGCAAAGACGGGTATCGAAGCCATTAGTGCCGTAAAATCTCAGCAGCCAGACATCATATTGCTAGATATTCGTATGCCTGAGATGGATGGCGTACAGTGTGCGCAAGAGCTTGCTAAGCTGCAACATCCGCCCGCAATCATCTTTGTGACGGCCTATGATCATTATGCCATTGCCGCTCTAAAAGCCAATGCTATTGGTTACTTGCTAAAGCCTGCCAATAAAGATGAGTTGCTCGAAGCCCTAGAAAAAGCCACCAATCTCAATGCGGCGCAGCTCAATGAGATTCGTAAACTTGAAAGTCCAACGTCTCGTCCAGTGCGCGAACATATTGCAGCGCGTACCCATCGCGGTGTTGAGCTGATAAAACTCAAAGACATCTACTATTTTACGGCAGATCAGAAGTACGTCAAAGTACGGCACAAGGATGGCATCGTGCTCATTGATGACACCTTAAAAGAGCTTGAGCAAGAGTTTGAAGACAAGCTGTTCCGGGTACATCGTAACGCTATCATCAATATCAAATATTTAGATTTTTTAGAGACTTTAGATGCCGGCCAATATCAGCTACATTTTAAAGGAATTGATGAGACTTTAGCAGTGAGCCGCCGCCATTTACCAGGGCTGCGCGAAAAGATTCAAAACATTTAA